Part of the Listeria innocua genome is shown below.
CTTTCCCTATTGTAGCTGAAAAAACATCATTTTTCCACTGTAAGTTCATTAGAAATTCATTAGAAATAAAAAAAGACCCACCGAAGTGAGCCTTTCTATTATTATTTAGCTGCGTCAAAGCGTTTGTTAGCTTCATCCCAGTTAACAACATTCCAAAATGTGTCGATATATTCAGGACGACGGTTTTGGAATTTAAGGTAATAAGCATGTTCCCAAACATCTAGGCCTAGAACAGGAGTTTTTCCATCGCTTAATGGAGAATCTTGGTTTGCAGTAGAAACGATTTCCAGTTTACCGTTATTAACTACTAACCAAGCCCAGCCAGAACCAAAACGTGCTGCAGCTGCTGCATTGAATTTTTCTTTGAAATCATCAAATGTACCGAATTCGCTTTCGATAGCAGATTTTAAGTCACCAGTTGGAGCGCCGCCACCATTTGGGCTAAGGATAGACCAAAATAATGTATGGTTAGCATGACCGCCACCGTGGTTACGTACAGCGCCGCGAATATCTTCAGGAACGCTATCTAAGTTAGCAACCAATTCTTCAACAGGTTTCTCAGCAAGTTCAGGATGACCTGAAACCGCTTCGTTTAGTTTTGTTACATAAGTATTGTGGTGCTTTGTATAATGAAGTTCCATTGTTTCTTTATCAAAATTTGGCTCCAAAGCATCATAAGTATAAGGTAATTTAGGTAATTCGTAAGTCATTAAAAATTCCTCCTTGTATTGTTTTTATTTTACGTGAAAAGAAATTACTTATAAGGCGAAAGATATACATCCTATTCCTATAGAACTAGTTAACGCCATAAATAACGTTTCTCTTTACACCATTTAGCCTACCACGACCTAGAAACGCTTGCAATTTTTCTGCTCAGTGATGTTTCAATATTGATTTTGCATTCATTTCAAGCTATGATTAAGTTTAGGTGGAAAAATTACGTTCTTTTGCACATACATGTATCTTTTTCCCTGAAAATGAAAAGTTAAACCATTAGGTGAGGTGTTGAAAAAAGAATGAATATTTTTAAACGCTTCTGGAAGAGTTTGTATTCCCCTGCGGATATTGCTTCGTTTCGAAATGATAAGATCAGAAAAAGTATCGTTTACATTATTGTTTTATCATTTGTTACTTTCCTTCCATTAGCATATTTTACTAACGTTACGACAAAAAATGCGCTGAAAGTCGGCGAAGAAACTATTACAAATGAAATTCCTGATTTTAAAGTCACAGATGGAAAATTAGTCTTAACGGACAATTCTGTCAAAAATATACCCATCTCTATTGACCAAGATGAATTACATATTTATTTTGATGCCTCTGGAACTTTAGATAAAGATGATGTTGATAATAAAATTGCTTCTTATGATAGCGCAGTTGCTTTTTTATCAGATAGTATCTATATAACTGCTGCTGGTGTTTCTCAATCTGTAAGTTATGATACGGCTGGAATTAGTAATAAAGCTGATTTAGTGAATTTATATACGTCCATTGAATCTCTAGCGAAATACTTTATTCCTATTGCCTTGCTTGTTCTGTTCATCTTTACGCTTGGATCGATTTTCTTCCGATTAGCTCTTTATGCGTTATTTGGATTTATTCTTTCTGGTTTCGGTCGGACGGGTATTGCTTTCCGTCAAAACTGGATGATAGCTTCTTATAGTATTACATTAGCTGCTGTTTTCACGATGGTTATGGAGGCTTTACAAGTAATTGTTCCTTTTGGAATGGAAATCAATATGGTTGTAAGTATGATCTTTGTATTCCTTGCAATTCGCTCGATTCCACCAAGCGAACCAACTATTTTAGAAAAATAATAAATTAACCACTTGCGCTTTATGCAGGTGGTTTTTTTGTGCAAAATGCAGGTGATTTCCTATTAGAAAAGTGGTATGATTAGAAAATTAAAACTAAAAGGAGCGATTGCTTTGAACGAGCGCACATGAAGATTTGACCTTTTAGTAAAAAAGAATATATAACTTTTAGCCTAACATTAAGGCTCCTAGTTTTTTATTTTAAGGGGGAGTTTTTTTGGAAAAAGAAATCGAACTTAGTTTTTATGAAGGTGTGAAGGCTTGTTTGCCAACTGTACTAGGTTATGCTGGCATTGGAATAGCTGCTGGTGTTGTTGGAAGGGCTTCTCACTTAAGCGTCTTAGAAGTAACGTTGCTCGCTATTATCGTCTATGCTGGAGCTGCTCAGTTTATTATTTCGGGATTATTATTATTACAAAGCCCTATTTCAGCTATTATTTTTACTACTTTTTTAATTAATTCACGGCATTTTTTGATGAGTATGGCCGAAGCTCCTCATTTTAAAAAGTATTCCCTTTTGAATAACATTGGGATTGGAGCGCTTCTCACGGATGAAACATTTGGCGTTTCAATGAATCAAATTGGCAATAAAAAACCAGTTAGCGCAAAATGGATGCACGGAATTAACGTAACAGCCTACATAGCTTGGATTGCCGCTTGTATCTTAGGTTCTTTCATTGGGAATTGGTTGCCAAATCCAGAACAATTTGGTCTTGATTTTGCGTTATCAGCAATGTTTATCGGCTTGCTCTATTTACAAGTCGTTAGCGATAAAAGTAAAAAAATCGTGACAAGTATAGTTATTATGTTAATGGTGGCGATTTTATTAATCGTGTTTATGCGTTTTATGACACCAGAATTAGCCATTTTAGCGGCTACCTTACTTGGTTGTTTGATTGGAGTGATAGTTGAAAAATGACAATAAGTAATTATACGTTACTCGTTATTTTAGGCTGTGGTTTAGTGACATTTATTCCACGTGTCTTACCTTTTATCTTCGTTCGAAAGCTGCAACTACCCAGTGTTGTAATTCGCTATTTATCTTATGTACCTTTATGCATACTTACTGCTCTTTTCGTTCAAAGTCTTCTCATTACAAATGAAAATAGTTTTCCTAGCATTAATATTGAAAACCTACTTGCAACCTTACCAACTATCATTACAGCTATTTTAACGAAAAATTTAATGTGGATTGTTGTTGTAGGAATTATATCAATGGCTGTTATTCGTTTGGTCATATAGAAAAGCCCTTTACTGGAGTGTGTTTTTGACGGGAATCAAAACCAGTAAAGGGCTTTTTTTTATTGGTGGATCCGAAGTAACTTTAATTAGATGTAGATGTTGAACTAGAAGATGAAGTGCTTGTATAGTCAGCAAATGCATCTTTTAAATCACTATCTTTAATATCGATATTAGCTGCTTTTAATTCTTTTTTAAGGGCAGCTGTCATATTTTCAGAAGTTAATTGAGATTTTATATAAGCAGCTTTTACGTTTGCTTTTTCTTTTGCGTAGGTACCTTTTTCTGTTTTCTTCACTAATTGAATCAAGTGGTACCCGTAAGTTGATTTAACAATTCCACTTACATCATCTTTATTTTTAAGTGCATAAGCAGCTTTTTCAAAAGTTTCGTCCATTTCACCAGGACCAAATGGATCTAGTAGTCCGCCATTTGTGCTAGTTGCAGTATCTGTTGAGTACTCTTTTGCCAAGTCAGTGAATTTCTCACCATTTTTCAATTTAGTTTGAATTTCTTTGGCTGTCGCTTCATCATCTACTAAAATATGACGCACAGTAATGTCTGGCTCCCAAGTTTTGTAGTATGTTTTTAGTTTACTTTCACTTACATTCATATTTGCTTCTGTTGCTTTTTGAACTAGAAGGTTATACTCTAAATTTTCTTTGAAAGAAGTTTTTGTTAAATTATTGGACGATAAGGTTGATTCAAATGAGTCACCGTACTGTTCTTCGTATTTTTTGTATTCTGCATTTACTTCTTTTTCAGTAACAGTGTATTTATCTTCTAAGATTTTTTTGAAAGTAAGTTGTTGCACGACCTCATTACCGTAAGTCGTTTTCATCGCTTCATATAGCTCGTCTTGTGTGACATTTCCTGCATCTGTTTTTACTACTGCACTACTTCCGCACCCAGCGAGTAAAAGTAGTGTCGCTGCTACTAGGGAAATCATCACTTTTTTTAATTTTGTCAAACTGTTCCTCTCCTTCTTCTTTCGGCTACTTATTACTTTAACGATAAAAAGTGTCGAGAATAAGAAACAAATATGAAATAACTATGAACATTATCTGCAAAATAAAAAAAGGTCCTGAATGCGGACCTTTTTTACTATTAAGAGGCTTGTAAACATTCTGGGCATTCGCCGTAAACCTCAAATTTATGACCATCAATTTGGTAACCAGGTAAAGCTTCTGTTAGAAAATCCATTGGGCACATCATAATTTCTTTTGTTTTACCACATTTCATACAAATAAAATGATGGTGATGATGCTCATGTGTGCACGCCAGACGGAAGTTTCGTTCACCAGAAAGATCTGTTTCTTCAAAAATACCTAACTCAACAAATAAAGAGAGATTACGGTAAATTGTATCAAAACTAATTCCCGGAAAATCGTCTTTCATATTTTCTAACACATCTTTGGCTGTTAAATATTTATTTTTACGAGCTAGTAAGTTAATTAGAAATTCACGTTTATCAGTATGCTTATAGCCCTTTTCTTTCATTTTCATGAGCGCTTCAGTTGCTGTAAGTCCCATTTTCCTCACCTCGTTTTGAAATTAATATTTTTTGACGTATTTTTTGATATAAAATGGTGATGATTAAAAGTAAAACAGAAATAATGACGATTGCCCCACCAGGAGCTAAATTTAAATAATAAGCTGTAAATAAACCGCCAATAACCGCAATTTCACCAAATAAAATTGAAAGTAAGATAGTTTGTTTAAATCCTTTGGCAATCCGAATCGCTGCTGCAACTGGCAATGTCATTAAGGATGATACAAGTAAAATACCAACGATTCGCATGGAAGACGCAATAACTAAAGCGACTAAAACCATAAAAATAATATCGAATATTTTAGCTTTCAAACCGGAAACTTTTGCATATTCTTCGTCAAATGATAACAAAAATAGCTCTTTATATAAGGATAATATAACGATAAATACGATGATTGCTGTAACAACGATCGTAATCATATCAGTCCGACTCACGGCACTTACACTTCCAAATAAATAACTAAATAAATCAGTATTAAATCCATTGGCTAAAGAAATAAAAATAACAGAAAAACCCATACCAGCCGACATAATAATCGGAATGGCTAGTTCTTCAAAATGTTTATAAACGGTTCGTAATTTCTCCATTAATAAAGATCCAACTACGGAAAAACCAAAACCAAGATATAAAGGATTAAGTGCTGCTAGTGGCAAATATGTTTTACTTAAGAATAAACTAACCGCAATCCCACCTAACGTCACATGACTGAGCGCATCAGCCATTAACGAAAGCTTTCTTACTACGATGAAACTTCCGAGCAGTGGAGCGATAACGCCAATAACAATACCAACGATAAATGTATTACGAATAAAATCATACTGGAGAAGCGTCGCAATCAAGACAAGCATCCTCCCTTCTACGTTGTTCTGCTAATATTTCAAGTTCGCGGTCGGCCAAATAATGTTGGTATTCATGGGCTGAACCGTCAAAAATAATTCGTTTATTAATACTAATAACATGATTAACATACGTATTCACTGCAACTAAATCATGCGTTACGAGTAAAAGCGTCATTTCTTCTGTCCGGTTTAATTCTGCTAAAAGTTCATAAAATGCTTTTACATTTTCTACATCGACTCCAACAGTCGGCTCGTCTAAAATTAAAAGCTCTGGTCTACTAACTAGTGCACGCGCGATAAAAACACGTTGTTGTTGACCACCGGAAAGTTCACCAATATTGCGATGTAGATAATCAGTCATTTCAACTCGTTTCAAAGCATAATCAATAGCTTCTTTATCTTGATTATTCAATGTTTTAAATAAGCCTTTTTTCTTTGTTAAACCACTTGCAACGACTTCTTTCACAGTAGCAGGAAAAGCGGAATTAAAAGCATTCGATTTTTGAGAAACAAAGCCAATTTTGACCCAATCTTTGAAATCTGCTTGTTTTTCTCCAAATAAAGCTATACTTCCTTGTTGTTTTTTGAGTACGCCAAGGATTAATTTTAACATAGTTGATTTACCTGAGCCGTTAGGGCCGATTAGACCAGTAAAACTGCCTTTTTCCACTTGAAAATGAATGTTTTCTAAGGCATGTTCTTTGTCATAATGGTAACTTACATTATTTACTTCTATGATTTTGTTCATTCATGTTTCTCCTTTGACAGCATTTGCTAGCCGCTTTTACTAGTATATAAAAGATTGGTTAAAATGTAAATCGTAATTACTTCGAATTAAAAAATAGCCAAAAAAACCTGGAAAGCTTGGAGCATTTCCAGGTTCGGATAATTATTTAGCAAAAGTATCCGTTAAGATTGGAACAACTTGTTTTTTGCGAGATACGACACCTTTAAGTGGTGCTTGATTTTCCACAAATTTAACGCCATATGCTTCTTCTACAACGGCTGTCTTGGAACCAATAGCAATTCCAACCGAGTCATTAGTAAGAATATTAGTGATGACAAATAAGTACAAATCAAGTCCTTTATCCACAATATTTTGTGTCATAAGTGCTTCAACTTCTGCGCGACGGCTAAGTACATCGTTTACATCGACAACATTGATTTGAGCGATTTCTACTTTGCTACCGTTCATGTTGAATTCTTTCGCATCAAGTAATAGTTCAGCAACTGTTTTTTTGCTAACATCAGCTCCAGCTTTTAGCATTTCCATGCCGTATGCTTGAATATCAACGTCTGCAATGAGTGCTAATTTTTCAGCAGCCACTTTATCTTCTTCTGTGCACGTTGGTGATTGGAAAAGAAGTGTGTCAGAAATAATTGCGGAAAGCATTAAGCCTGCGACTGTTTTACTTACTTCTACTTCATTTTCACGGAACATTTTTAGTAGGATTGTAGTAGTACATCCAACTGGCTCAGCTCGGTAGTATAGTGGATCAGATGTCTCGAAATTAGCGATGCGGTGATGATCAACGACTGCAACTACTGTCACATCGTCAATATCATCCACACTTTGTTGGCGTTCATTATGGTCAACAAGTGCGACTTCAGAAACTTCATTTGCAACAGTTTCAACTAAGCGAGGAGCTGTTACTTGGAAATAATCAAGTACAAAAGCTGTTTCACTATTAAGCTCTCCTAAACGAACCGCTTCAATATCTGCTCCTTGTGCTTTTTTTAATTCTGCGTAACTAATGGCAGAACAAATCGTATCTGTATCTGGATTTTTATGACCGAATACAAGTGTTTTTGTCATTATTTTCGTCTCCTTTTTAACTGTTTTGAATTTTATTTAATAAATCTGGGTCAAATTCGCCATTTCTTAACATGGCGATTTCCCATTTGTATGGTGCTTTTTTCGATGCTTTATCTTCGCCGACATAAGGCGTTTCAAGGATTTTTGGAATGTTCGATAATTGTGGATGATGAACAATATAGTGAAGTGCATCAAAGCCGATATGACCAAAACCAATATTAGCATGACGGTCTTTATGTGCGCCTCGCTCATTTTTACTATCATTGATATGTAACACTTTTAAGCGGTCAATACCGATAATTTTATCAAATTCATTTAACACTCCGTCAAAATCATTGACAATATCGTAACCAGCATCGTGTGTATGACATGTATCGAAAGTAACGGATAATAATTCATTATGAGTCACACCGTCAATAATTTGTGCTAGTTCTTCAAAAGTGCGACCACATTCAGAACCTTTTCCAGCCATTGTTTCTAAAGCGATTTGTACATCTTGATCGTGTATTAATGCTTCGTTAAGCCCTTGGATAATTTGTTTAATTCCTTTGTCCGCACCTTCACCGACATGCGCACCGGGATGAAGTACGATTTGTTTTGCACCAAGCGCACGCGTACGTTCGATTTCAGATTGTAAGAAATTAACGCCTAATTCAAATGTTTCTGGCTTAACTGAGTTACCAATATTGATAATATAAGGCGCATGAACCACGATGTCAGCCATGTCGTGAGCTTTCATGTGTTCTAAGCCTGCTTCAATATTTAACTCTTCAATTGGCTTTCTACGCGTATTTTGCGGAGCGCCAGTATAAATCATAAACGTATTTGAGCCGTAAGAAGCTGCCTCTTCACTTGCGCCAAGAAGCATTTTCTTTCCACTCATTGATACATGAGAACCTAGTCTTAACATAAATTCATTCCTCACTTATCGTTTTTTCCGTCTTTCACGACGTTTGATTTCGTTCATTTTATAATTAATTTTCTTTTTATAATTTGGCTTACCTTTTTGTTTTGCTTTTTTACGCATACCGATTTCGCGCGGATCAGCTGTTTCGCGTTTAGCTTCACGTTTTGCACGGCGATTGCGGTCTTCTAGTGTAACGAATTCTTTATTTTTCCAATCAACATGTTTAAACTCGATACCCATTTTTTCAAGTTGATTTAGGCGATCTTCATCTGACGGTTCAAATAAAGTAAGTGCAATACCTGAATGTCCTGCACGTCCAGTCCGACCAGTACGGTGAATATAAAAATCGAGATCATCTGGTAATTCATAGTTTACAACATGACTAATTCCTTGAATATCAATACCACGAGCAGCTAAATCTGTCGCAACAACATATTGATAATCTAAGTTTTCGATTTGTTTCATCGTCCGTTTACGTTCACGAGGATTTACATCGCCGTGGATTTTCGCTACTTTTAGCCCACGTTCGATTAAACCGTTCGCTACTTCATCAGCAGTTGTTTTTGTATTAGTAAAAACAATCGCTAAATAAGGCTGTGAACCAACTAAAACATTTTTAAGTAAATCAAGTTTATTACGGCTACGAGTTGCCATAATACGATGTTCCACTGTTTTTGAAGCAGCAACTTTTGGTTGAATGTGCTCATAACGTGGATTTTCCATATATTTGCTTAAAAATGGTTTTAATTTTTGCGGAATTGTCGCGGAAAAAACAAGCATTTGTAAATTAGCAGGCATTTTTCCAGCAATATGGTCGACATCGTTTAAGAAGCCCATATCAAGTGTCATATCTGCTTCGTCAATAACTAATGTTTTAGCAGTATGAACAAATAAGGCTTGTTCGCGAATTAAGTCATTAATACGACCTGGTGTTCCAACAATAATTTGTGGTTGTTTTTTCAGTTTATCAATTGCACGTTGTTTATCCGTACCACCAATAACGAGTTGAACAGCGATTTCTTTTTCACTAAATTTCGTTACTTTGCGAATTTCATTATAAATTTGAGTAGCAAGCTCGCGACTTGGTGCCGTAATAACCGCTTGTACTGCATCTTTTTCAGGATTCACATTGTTAATAATTGGCAAAATAAAAGTATGGGTTTTCCCTGTACCAGTTTGAGATTGGCCAATGATACTTTCACCTTTTAAAATGCCTGGGATTAGCTTTTGTTGTACTTCTGTTGGCTCATAGAATCCTAATTTATCTATTGCAAGTCCAATAAAAGGTTGAAAGCCAAATTGGTCAAACCTTGATTTCTTCGTCATAAAATATTTCCACTCCGTTCTATACCTAGTAGCCATTATAGCACATATTAGGTCATTCGTGCGCGCGATAAGACAACTTTGTCAAAACAATCAAATCGATTATGCTAATTACAGAATTTTTTAAAGAAATAACGCAAAAAAACGACTAATTTCCATAAAAGAAATTAGTCGTTTTTAATTAACAAAATTGGAAAGGATCCGTATTGACCTCTGAAACAATAAATTCTGCTTCATAATCTAAAATTTTAGCTTGCTCTTCCATTTTGTTTTTCAAGTAGCCTTTCATTACTTTTTCAATATTATGTCCGGCATCAATAGTCGGTAAATTAATAGCTAGTAAATCATGAGCTGTATGATAATAAACATCTCCTGTAATGAAAACATCGGCGCCTGTAGCTTTTGCTTGGTGAATAAATTTATTTCCATCCCCACCAATAATGGCTACCTTTTGGACGTTAGCTTTTAAATCTCCGACAAAACGAACATTATCAATTGCGAAAGCTGTTTTCAACTTATCAATAAAAGAAACCATACTAATTTTTTTAGGTAAAGTTCCGACTCGACCAAGTCCTTCTTTGTAAGTCTGTGTTTCGAGTGTATATACATCGATTGCTGGTTCCTCATATGGATGAGCAATTTTCACAGCTTTTGTGATGGTTTCAGTTAAATATTGAGGGAAAATCGCTTCTATTTTAACTTCAGGAATAGAAGTTAAAGTTTCTTTTTCGCCGATAGTTGGATTTGCGTCTGTACCTGGTTTAAATGAACCAATTCCAGTTGTATGGAAAGTACATTCTGTATAATTTGTGCCTATTTGTCCTGCTCCATTATTTACAAGTGCTAAACGGACAGATTCTAGTTCATTTTCCGGGACATAAACAGCAATTTTGCAATAAGGTTCTGTATAAGTTTCCTCAATCATCGTAGTATCTTGTAAATGCAGTAAATCAGCTAAAATATCATTCACTCCGCCTTGAGCAATATCTAAATTCGTATGCGCAGCAAAAACGGTAATATCGTGCTTAATAAGTTTTTTGATCATTTTACCTTGTTTCGTTGTTGTATCAATGTGTTGTGTTGGACGGTATAAGAACGGATGGTGCGCGATTATTAAATCCACTCTTTTTTCAATCGCTTCATCCACTACTTCTTCTAATACATCTAATGTAAACATAACTTTTCTTACTTTTTTGGATAAATCTCCTACTTGAAGGCCGATTGGATCGCCTTCCATTGCTAATTTTTTAGGAGCAATTTTTTCCATTATTGCGGTATATTCATAACCATTTGCGACTTTCATTTTAGCACATCCTCTACTAATGAGATTTTATGTTCTAATTCGCGAATTTTCGCTTGATTTTCATCTGATATTGGTTGATTACTGGAGATAGTTTGGATAATATTTTGCCATGTATTAGCTTCATGACGCCATTTGCTTTTAAATATAGCTGATTGTTCTTTTAACAGGCAAGGACCGAAAAAGATTTCTTGTTTTGTCCAAGTAATTTCTTTTTCAGAAGGCTCAAGAACGATGATTTCATATATTTTATTATCTTCCCGCAAAATAGCTTCTGAAGAAATTAACCAATTATTTTTTTCGGACCATTCTCTAAGTTGCCACGCTGCAATATTTGGCTGCAATATCAGTTTGCTTACTCCAGCAAGTTTTTCAGCGCCTTCCTCTAAAATTGTACGAATTAATGTACCACCCATCCCAGCGATAACAATAGTATCAATTTTGTCATCTTTTTCAATAACCTCTAAACCATTTCCTTTTCTTACATCGATTTGATCAGTTAAGCCAGAAGTCCGTACTTGTTTTTGCGCAGACTTAAAAGGTCCATCGACAACTTCACCTGCGACTGCGAAAGAAGCTGTTTTATTTTTGATTGCAAAGCATGGTAAATACGCGTGATCGCTACCGATGTCAGCAATTCGTTCGTTTGTTTTTATGTAAGAAGCTACTTTTTCGAGTCGCTTCGATAGTTGTTCCTCGTTCATTTGATTCCCTGCTTTCCTTTTCATTAAAAAGGCAGGAGAACATTTTGTCCTCCTGCCCGGTTGTGCATTATTCCAGGAAGTCTTTTAATTGTTTGCTGCGGCTTGGATGACGTAATTTACGTAAAGCTTTTGCTTCGATTTGACGAATCCGTTCACGAGTTACGCCAAACACACGGCCAACTTCTTCTAAAGTGCGCGTACGACCATCATCTAGACCAAAACGTAAGCGAAGAACATTTTCTTCCCGGTCTGTTAATGTATCAAGCACATCTTCAAGTTGTTCTTTTAGTAATTCATAAGCTGCATGATCGGACGGTGAAGTCGCATCTTGGTCTTCAATAAAATCACCAAGGTGTGAATCGTCTTCTTCGCCGATTGGTGTTTCAAGTGAAACTGGTTCTTGAGCGATTTTTAGAATTTCCCGAACTTTTTCAGTTGGTAGGTCCATTTCTTCCCCAATTTCTTCTGGTGAAGGATCGCGCCCTAAATCTTGTAGCAATGAACGTTGCACACGAATTAATTTGTTAATTGTTTCTACCATATGCACCGGAATACGGATTGTTCTAGCTTGGTCCGCAATCGCACGGGTTATCGCTTGACGAATCCACCATGTTGCATAGGTACTGAATTTAAATCCTTTGTTAAAGTCGAATTTTTCAACGGCTTTCATTAGTCCCATGTTACCTTCTTGAATCAAATCTAGGAATAACATACCTCGACCGACATAACGTTTTGCAATACTTACTACAAGGCGTAGGTTGGCTTCTGCAAGACGACCTTTTGCTTCAATGTCACCAGCTTCAATGCGTTTCGCTAAAGCTATTTCTTCATCGGCAGTAAGTAAGTCTACTCGACCAATTTCTTTTAGATACATGCGCACTGGGTCATTAATTTTAACACCTGGTGGCACACTCATATCTGTTAAATCAAATGATTCGGTTTCTTCTTTTACAAGTTCTGTTTCATCTGGATCCTCGTCGTCTGCATCGTCAGAAACTTCAATGCCTGCTTCACCGACATGTTCTAAATACTCATCCATTTGATCGGAATCTAAAGTGAATGGAGCTAATCTGGCAGCGATTTTTGCATAAGTTAAAATCCCCTTTTTCTTACCTTCTTCTATCAGGGCTTCTTTTACTTGCTCAACATTAAGTTCAGCAACTGGTTTTGTGTTTTGTGTTTTATCACTCATAACTGCCTGTATTCCTCCTTCCAAAATGCCGCTAACCTTATTAAAAGGCTTCTCTTAGGTAATAATACCATCATTTAGCGGTTTTAAAACGTTATTAATCCAATTGACCGCTATTTAACTTACGGTTGAGTTGGACGATTTCAAGCATCACGCGAATTTCATTTTCTTTGTCGTTTTCACGATTAAAAGCCGCTAGTTGTTGCTCGAGTTCTTTCTTTGCTTGTTCTAATTTAAAACGTTTGAGACTTTTAATGTAGTCTTCAAACTGTGTTTTACCTTGTTCATCTGGACTAATAACCATTTCTAGACTGCTTATAAGTCCTTTCATTCCTGCATCTGGTACGCTATCCATAAACTTATGTGGATCTGCATCGTTACCTTCAGCAAAATAGCCAATTAAATAGGTATAGAGTGCTTGATAGTTATCATGATAAAATTCTGTATCACCTAGAAGTTGTTTAATCAAAAGAAAACTATCCCGATTTTCCATCATTGCTTTCATGAGTTGCTGTTCTGCAGTAGTGTGTGCAGATAATTTCTTAGTTGGTTGCTCAAAGGAAAAGAGCATCTCTGAGTCTTCTTGCGGAATCATCCCCATAAAAGAATCATCTATTGGTGGTTCATTATAGCTATGGTTTTGTCGTTCTTTGTGTGTGTTCTTTAGCGATT
Proteins encoded:
- a CDS encoding tRNA (adenine(22)-N(1))-methyltransferase, whose protein sequence is MNEEQLSKRLEKVASYIKTNERIADIGSDHAYLPCFAIKNKTASFAVAGEVVDGPFKSAQKQVRTSGLTDQIDVRKGNGLEVIEKDDKIDTIVIAGMGGTLIRTILEEGAEKLAGVSKLILQPNIAAWQLREWSEKNNWLISSEAILREDNKIYEIIVLEPSEKEITWTKQEIFFGPCLLKEQSAIFKSKWRHEANTWQNIIQTISSNQPISDENQAKIRELEHKISLVEDVLK
- the rpoD gene encoding RNA polymerase sigma factor RpoD, producing the protein MSDKTQNTKPVAELNVEQVKEALIEEGKKKGILTYAKIAARLAPFTLDSDQMDEYLEHVGEAGIEVSDDADDEDPDETELVKEETESFDLTDMSVPPGVKINDPVRMYLKEIGRVDLLTADEEIALAKRIEAGDIEAKGRLAEANLRLVVSIAKRYVGRGMLFLDLIQEGNMGLMKAVEKFDFNKGFKFSTYATWWIRQAITRAIADQARTIRIPVHMVETINKLIRVQRSLLQDLGRDPSPEEIGEEMDLPTEKVREILKIAQEPVSLETPIGEEDDSHLGDFIEDQDATSPSDHAAYELLKEQLEDVLDTLTDREENVLRLRFGLDDGRTRTLEEVGRVFGVTRERIRQIEAKALRKLRHPSRSKQLKDFLE
- the cshB gene encoding DEAD-box ATP-dependent RNA helicase CshB; amino-acid sequence: MTKKSRFDQFGFQPFIGLAIDKLGFYEPTEVQQKLIPGILKGESIIGQSQTGTGKTHTFILPIINNVNPEKDAVQAVITAPSRELATQIYNEIRKVTKFSEKEIAVQLVIGGTDKQRAIDKLKKQPQIIVGTPGRINDLIREQALFVHTAKTLVIDEADMTLDMGFLNDVDHIAGKMPANLQMLVFSATIPQKLKPFLSKYMENPRYEHIQPKVAASKTVEHRIMATRSRNKLDLLKNVLVGSQPYLAIVFTNTKTTADEVANGLIERGLKVAKIHGDVNPRERKRTMKQIENLDYQYVVATDLAARGIDIQGISHVVNYELPDDLDFYIHRTGRTGRAGHSGIALTLFEPSDEDRLNQLEKMGIEFKHVDWKNKEFVTLEDRNRRAKREAKRETADPREIGMRKKAKQKGKPNYKKKINYKMNEIKRRERRKKR
- a CDS encoding deoxyribonuclease IV, whose product is MLRLGSHVSMSGKKMLLGASEEAASYGSNTFMIYTGAPQNTRRKPIEELNIEAGLEHMKAHDMADIVVHAPYIINIGNSVKPETFELGVNFLQSEIERTRALGAKQIVLHPGAHVGEGADKGIKQIIQGLNEALIHDQDVQIALETMAGKGSECGRTFEELAQIIDGVTHNELLSVTFDTCHTHDAGYDIVNDFDGVLNEFDKIIGIDRLKVLHINDSKNERGAHKDRHANIGFGHIGFDALHYIVHHPQLSNIPKILETPYVGEDKASKKAPYKWEIAMLRNGEFDPDLLNKIQNS
- a CDS encoding Nif3-like dinuclear metal center hexameric protein encodes the protein MKVANGYEYTAIMEKIAPKKLAMEGDPIGLQVGDLSKKVRKVMFTLDVLEEVVDEAIEKRVDLIIAHHPFLYRPTQHIDTTTKQGKMIKKLIKHDITVFAAHTNLDIAQGGVNDILADLLHLQDTTMIEETYTEPYCKIAVYVPENELESVRLALVNNGAGQIGTNYTECTFHTTGIGSFKPGTDANPTIGEKETLTSIPEVKIEAIFPQYLTETITKAVKIAHPYEEPAIDVYTLETQTYKEGLGRVGTLPKKISMVSFIDKLKTAFAIDNVRFVGDLKANVQKVAIIGGDGNKFIHQAKATGADVFITGDVYYHTAHDLLAINLPTIDAGHNIEKVMKGYLKNKMEEQAKILDYEAEFIVSEVNTDPFQFC